A genomic segment from Geitlerinema sp. PCC 7407 encodes:
- a CDS encoding 3'(2'),5'-bisphosphate nucleotidase, translating to MAYEHEKNVAIAALKAAARLCEQVRHDRGPDAMTKADHSPVTVADFGAQAVICRAIAATFRNDPVVGEEDAALLQKPAMAERLAQVTRYVEMVDPTATPEQVAAWINRGDGQPSDRFWTLDPIDGTKGYVRGDQYAIALALIEGGQVVLGLMACPALPVDPQQPEGDRGVLFLATRGEGAQAMALANEHPHPIHVNASGQPLRLIESVEVDHGDHSRQAAIAQSLGMVEEPIRMDSQAKYGAVARGDADLYLRLPQPASSDRRENIWDHAAGAIVIEEAGGRVSDLFGQPLEFSHGSKLSQNQGIVASNGHIHDRVLAAIRDR from the coding sequence ATGGCCTACGAACACGAAAAAAATGTGGCGATCGCCGCCCTCAAGGCCGCCGCGCGCCTCTGCGAACAGGTTCGCCACGATCGCGGCCCCGACGCCATGACCAAGGCCGATCACAGCCCGGTGACGGTGGCGGACTTTGGGGCGCAGGCGGTGATCTGTCGGGCGATCGCCGCCACCTTCCGCAACGACCCGGTGGTGGGCGAAGAAGACGCGGCCCTGCTCCAGAAGCCCGCCATGGCGGAGCGTCTGGCCCAGGTGACCCGCTATGTCGAGATGGTCGATCCGACGGCCACGCCAGAGCAGGTGGCCGCCTGGATCAACCGCGGCGACGGCCAGCCCAGCGATCGCTTTTGGACCCTCGACCCCATCGACGGCACCAAGGGCTATGTCCGGGGTGACCAGTACGCCATTGCCCTGGCCCTGATCGAGGGGGGACAGGTGGTCTTGGGCCTGATGGCCTGTCCGGCTCTCCCGGTGGACCCCCAGCAGCCCGAGGGCGATCGCGGCGTGCTGTTTTTGGCGACGCGGGGCGAAGGCGCTCAAGCCATGGCCCTGGCCAACGAACACCCCCACCCCATCCACGTCAATGCCAGCGGCCAGCCCCTGCGCCTGATCGAAAGTGTCGAAGTGGACCATGGCGACCACAGCCGCCAAGCCGCGATCGCCCAAAGCCTGGGCATGGTCGAGGAACCCATTCGGATGGACAGTCAGGCCAAGTACGGCGCCGTGGCCCGAGGAGACGCCGATCTGTATCTGCGCCTGCCCCAGCCCGCTTCGAGCGATCGCCGGGAAAACATCTGGGATCATGCCGCCGGCGCCATTGTGATCGAAGAGGCCGGGGGCCGCGTGAGCGATCTCTTTGGCCAGCCCCTCGAATTTTCCCACGGCAGCAAGCTCAGCCAAAACCAAGGCATTGTCGCCAGCAATGGCCACATTCACGATCGCGTTTTGGCTGCCATTCGCGATCGCTAA
- a CDS encoding ribbon-helix-helix protein, CopG family, which yields MQHNEGMASKESVNIRLPKHEKERLDRYCKTVGRSQTDVIREFIRSLPD from the coding sequence ATGCAACACAATGAAGGCATGGCCAGTAAAGAATCTGTGAATATTCGACTACCCAAACATGAAAAAGAGAGGTTGGACCGATATTGCAAAACGGTTGGCAGATCCCAGACGGATGTGATCCGGGAGTTCATTCGTTCACTGCCCGATTAA
- a CDS encoding RNA-guided endonuclease TnpB family protein produces MKYTYQYKALPTTDQKLELNLWLRICQYWYNRQLGDRFDWWEMNRSPVNACPLVASLPKLRDRPNYYNQKKYLPGLKKETVTVEWSGEALDFSRVPANTLQEVCKRVDKAFERFVAGDSNGNRSGKPRFKPQSRYRSMVIEGAGLELHSCSVGGRYLYIKVPKIGLIKIRSHRHLPDGALLKQLQFIKKNDGWFVNLRLEDPAVPAITPDSILPTWENSLGIDAVLHEQDYLATSEGVKLPSLKALRKSQHKLTRISQKKNARKRGSKARRKLAKREGRQHQKIARCRKDFQYKTAHKLVRTGKKVFFHEDLNLKGLSRRNAPKQDETGAFIPNGQSAKSGLNLSWADAAFAQFFQILGHIAEKAGAVVIAKNPAYTSQLLSYRDEVIFTDTTIRNYWDESEKLLVDRDVNAAINVKRVGLDVFPTIKRRKGNIAIVGSITDVTSKEVLRILRNA; encoded by the coding sequence ATGAAATACACCTACCAATACAAAGCACTTCCCACCACAGACCAAAAACTAGAGCTAAATCTCTGGCTGCGGATTTGTCAGTATTGGTACAACCGCCAACTGGGCGATAGGTTTGATTGGTGGGAGATGAACCGCTCACCCGTCAACGCTTGTCCGCTGGTTGCATCGCTGCCTAAATTGCGCGACAGACCGAACTATTACAACCAGAAAAAGTATCTGCCAGGACTCAAAAAGGAGACTGTAACGGTTGAATGGTCGGGTGAAGCGCTGGACTTTTCACGCGTTCCAGCAAACACCCTGCAAGAAGTTTGCAAGCGAGTTGATAAAGCCTTTGAAAGGTTTGTCGCAGGTGACAGCAACGGCAATCGAAGCGGCAAACCCCGATTCAAACCCCAGTCCCGCTATCGCTCAATGGTGATTGAAGGAGCTGGCCTTGAGCTGCATTCCTGCTCGGTTGGCGGCAGGTATTTGTATATCAAAGTGCCGAAAATCGGACTGATTAAGATTCGGTCCCATCGTCATTTGCCTGATGGCGCGCTTCTCAAGCAGCTTCAATTCATCAAGAAAAACGATGGTTGGTTTGTGAATCTGCGGCTCGAAGATCCAGCCGTCCCAGCGATAACCCCTGATTCGATTCTGCCAACCTGGGAGAATTCGTTAGGGATAGATGCGGTGCTGCATGAGCAGGATTACCTTGCCACCTCGGAAGGGGTGAAACTGCCATCGCTCAAAGCGCTACGGAAAAGCCAGCACAAGCTGACCCGCATCTCGCAGAAAAAGAATGCTCGGAAGCGCGGCTCCAAGGCCCGCCGCAAACTAGCAAAACGAGAGGGACGGCAGCACCAAAAGATTGCCAGATGCCGTAAGGACTTCCAATACAAAACCGCTCACAAATTGGTGAGAACGGGCAAGAAAGTTTTCTTTCATGAAGACCTGAATCTTAAGGGTCTATCAAGGCGCAATGCACCCAAACAAGATGAGACGGGTGCCTTCATTCCAAATGGCCAGTCTGCCAAGTCTGGACTCAACTTGAGTTGGGCAGATGCCGCCTTCGCTCAATTCTTCCAAATCCTCGGACACATAGCTGAAAAAGCTGGGGCTGTAGTGATTGCGAAGAATCCCGCTTACACCTCTCAATTGCTCTCGTACCGGGATGAGGTGATCTTCACTGATACGACCATTCGCAACTATTGGGATGAGTCTGAAAAGCTTTTGGTTGATAGGGACGTCAACGCCGCTATCAACGTCAAAAGAGTGGGGCTGGACGTGTTCCCCACGATAAAACGCCGTAAAGGTAACATCGCGATAGTTGGTTCTATCACCGATGTTACCTCCAAGGAAGTTCTACGCATTCTTCGGAATGCCTGA
- a CDS encoding YkvA family protein, with amino-acid sequence MKFSPQSFYNWYRETLRNPKYRWWIVLGSLFYLFMPFDFLPDFIPGVGQLDDVAIMMLLVSEVSQMMIEGFKTRQATRTVANSGVSSPDEAVDVEAETVS; translated from the coding sequence ATGAAATTTTCGCCTCAGTCGTTTTACAACTGGTACCGGGAAACGCTACGCAACCCCAAGTACCGCTGGTGGATTGTCCTGGGCAGTTTGTTTTACCTCTTCATGCCCTTCGACTTTTTGCCGGATTTTATTCCAGGGGTCGGTCAGCTAGATGATGTCGCCATCATGATGCTGCTGGTCTCAGAGGTGTCCCAGATGATGATCGAGGGCTTCAAGACTCGTCAGGCGACTCGCACTGTGGCGAATTCTGGGGTGTCTTCTCCCGATGAAGCGGTCGATGTGGAAGCAGAGACTGTTTCCTAG
- a CDS encoding MotA/TolQ/ExbB proton channel family protein: MNISDLFIKGGVAMWPLLLLSVLALGAIIERLYFWFGVLTKEKSLVERILAAAEEDWTAATELARQSLEQPIGRFLYAPLRLKDADPEVFRLALESTADDELASMRRGDKILEAVIALAPLLGLLGTVVGLIRSLREIRLGDIGTASAAGVTLGIGEALISTAAGLIVAIVSLAFYRLFQGFLFSQAKIFRKAGSELELLYRQHWPQRQRLMAQGDRPLSPDRPAEVSE, encoded by the coding sequence GTGAATATCTCAGATCTGTTTATCAAAGGTGGCGTGGCCATGTGGCCGCTGCTGCTGCTGTCGGTTTTGGCTTTGGGTGCCATCATTGAGCGACTTTATTTTTGGTTTGGTGTGCTGACCAAAGAGAAAAGCTTGGTGGAGCGGATTTTGGCGGCGGCCGAGGAGGACTGGACGGCGGCGACGGAGCTAGCGCGCCAGTCCCTTGAGCAGCCGATTGGCCGGTTTCTCTACGCGCCTCTGCGCCTGAAAGATGCCGATCCGGAGGTGTTTCGGCTGGCGCTGGAGTCGACGGCGGATGATGAGCTGGCGTCGATGCGCCGGGGCGATAAGATCCTGGAGGCGGTGATTGCCTTGGCGCCGCTGCTGGGCCTGCTGGGGACGGTGGTGGGCCTGATCCGCTCGCTGCGAGAAATTCGCCTCGGCGATATTGGGACGGCCTCTGCGGCGGGCGTGACGCTGGGCATTGGTGAGGCGCTCATCAGTACCGCTGCTGGTTTGATTGTGGCGATCGTCAGTTTGGCGTTTTATCGACTGTTTCAGGGCTTTCTGTTTTCCCAGGCAAAGATTTTCCGGAAGGCGGGTAGTGAGCTAGAACTGCTTTATCGTCAGCACTGGCCTCAGCGCCAGCGCCTGATGGCCCAGGGCGATCGCCCCTTGAGTCCCGATCGTCCGGCTGAAGTTTCAGAATAG
- a CDS encoding biopolymer transporter ExbD, whose product MKLKFDAPTEDTRIEIIPLIDVIFCILTFFILAALQLTRQQAISLNLPQARTSTPQAQEARLLVAVDAFGQTYIDDQRVSLTQLYQALQRYQQINPSGQMVLYAARETSYNDVVRVLDLLRSVGGDRVALATLQPSGNQAPANPGFPLPNGSLAPNGSNGLPGGLNNGGAGTYQFPTQPGPGAPGGASDNPLLDLPPAGGAQQLPAEQAPAGSSGN is encoded by the coding sequence ATGAAGCTCAAGTTTGACGCTCCCACCGAGGACACACGGATCGAGATCATTCCGCTGATCGACGTGATTTTCTGCATTCTGACGTTCTTTATCTTGGCGGCGCTCCAGCTCACTCGTCAGCAGGCCATCAGCCTCAATTTGCCCCAGGCCCGCACGAGTACTCCCCAGGCCCAGGAGGCGCGGCTGCTCGTGGCCGTGGATGCCTTTGGCCAAACCTACATTGACGATCAGCGGGTGTCTCTGACCCAGCTCTATCAGGCGCTGCAGCGCTACCAGCAGATCAACCCCTCGGGTCAAATGGTGCTCTACGCGGCTCGGGAAACCAGCTACAACGACGTGGTGCGGGTGCTGGACTTGCTGCGATCGGTCGGGGGCGATCGCGTGGCCCTGGCGACGCTGCAGCCCAGCGGCAACCAGGCCCCGGCCAATCCGGGCTTCCCGCTGCCCAATGGCTCTCTGGCGCCCAACGGCTCCAACGGCCTGCCCGGCGGCCTCAACAATGGCGGTGCTGGCACCTATCAATTTCCCACTCAGCCGGGGCCTGGAGCTCCCGGCGGCGCTAGCGATAATCCGCTGCTGGATCTGCCGCCCGCTGGGGGCGCGCAGCAGCTACCGGCGGAGCAGGCTCCGGCGGGCAGCTCCGGCAACTAG